In Crocosphaera sp. UHCC 0190, the following proteins share a genomic window:
- a CDS encoding SufE family protein: MPGDASSLPPNLAQIVERFKKRSDPKKRYEQLLWYAKKLEPMPEESKLEENKVQGCVSQVYITADLKDGKIWYQGDSDAQLVKGLVAFLIEGLNGLTPSEILEVTPDFIEETGLKVSLTPSRANGFYNIFQLMKKKALGFQLGMSAS; encoded by the coding sequence ATGCCTGGTGATGCTTCTTCTTTACCCCCTAACTTAGCCCAGATTGTTGAACGGTTCAAAAAACGGTCTGACCCCAAAAAACGTTATGAACAATTACTCTGGTATGCCAAAAAATTAGAGCCGATGCCTGAAGAGAGTAAGCTGGAAGAAAATAAGGTTCAAGGCTGCGTTTCTCAAGTGTATATTACCGCCGATTTGAAAGATGGTAAAATTTGGTATCAGGGAGATTCTGATGCTCAATTAGTGAAAGGATTAGTGGCTTTCTTAATTGAGGGATTAAACGGGTTAACTCCCAGTGAAATTTTAGAAGTAACCCCTGATTTTATTGAAGAAACTGGTCTTAAAGTCAGTTTAACCCCTTCTCGTGCTAATGGATTTTACAACATTTTTCAACTAATGAAAAAGAAAGCATTAGGGTTTCAGTTAGGAATGTCTGCTTCATAA